From a region of the Rathayibacter sp. VKM Ac-2804 genome:
- a CDS encoding thymidine kinase, producing MAKLYFRYGAMNSGKSTSLLQAAHNYEERGHRVLLAKPAVDTKGEELIVSRLGVTRPVDILFEPDGDPIAVFSAARARVLAETARDVSALLVDEAQFLPESHVDDLLRIAILENVPVLAYGIRTDFRTAAFPGSRRLLEIAHSLEELKTICRCGRKAIFNGRVVDGRFVFDGDQVAIDGAEVTYESLCGSCYLQESRGRLRG from the coding sequence ATGGCGAAGCTCTACTTCCGCTACGGAGCGATGAACAGCGGCAAGAGCACCTCGCTCCTGCAGGCCGCGCACAACTACGAGGAGCGCGGGCACCGGGTGCTGCTCGCGAAGCCCGCGGTCGACACCAAGGGCGAGGAGCTCATCGTGTCGCGGCTCGGCGTGACCCGTCCGGTGGACATCCTGTTCGAGCCCGACGGCGATCCGATCGCGGTCTTCTCCGCCGCGCGGGCGCGCGTCCTCGCCGAGACGGCCCGCGACGTCAGCGCGCTGCTCGTCGACGAGGCGCAGTTCCTGCCCGAGTCGCACGTCGACGATCTGCTCCGGATCGCGATCCTGGAGAACGTGCCCGTCCTCGCCTACGGCATCCGGACCGACTTCCGGACCGCCGCGTTCCCCGGCAGCAGGCGGCTCCTCGAGATCGCGCACAGCCTCGAGGAGCTGAAGACGATCTGCCGCTGCGGCCGGAAGGCGATCTTCAACGGCCGGGTCGTGGACGGCCGGTTCGTCTTCGACGGCGACCAGGTCGCGATCGACGGAGCCGAGGTCACCTACGAATCGCTCTGCGGTTCCTGCTACCTCCAGGAGAGCCGCGGGCGGCTGCGCGGCTAG
- a CDS encoding metallophosphoesterase yields MTGRSARPLTTALAAVAAVGSAAAVWGIAIERTLFTVRHVPVPVLPAGSAPLRILHVSDLHMAPWQTKKQDWIRSLTALAPDLVVDTGDNLGHRDGVLGIRRALEPFAGVPGVFVNGSNDYFGPRVKNPLRYFRGPSKNPARNASDLDTRALTGFFTDELGWQDLNNTATSLDVRGTRVELFGVDDPHIGLDRIDLVAGAVDELRASEDEPAGVSIGVAHAPYQRVLDDFVARGAEVILAGHTHGGQVCVPGFGALVTNCDIPRDKVSGFSSWDNGLRSAHLNVSAGVGTSIYAPVRFACRPEVSLVTLEPVA; encoded by the coding sequence ATGACCGGACGCAGCGCTCGCCCCCTCACCACGGCCCTCGCGGCCGTCGCCGCCGTCGGGAGCGCCGCCGCCGTCTGGGGCATCGCGATCGAGCGGACGCTGTTCACCGTTCGCCACGTGCCCGTCCCCGTGCTCCCCGCGGGCTCCGCTCCGCTGCGGATCCTGCACGTCTCCGACCTGCACATGGCGCCGTGGCAGACGAAGAAGCAGGACTGGATCCGCTCGCTCACCGCCCTGGCGCCCGATCTGGTCGTCGACACCGGGGACAACCTGGGCCACCGCGACGGCGTCCTCGGCATCCGCCGGGCACTCGAGCCCTTCGCCGGCGTCCCCGGCGTCTTCGTCAACGGCTCGAACGACTACTTCGGCCCGCGGGTGAAGAACCCGCTGCGCTACTTCCGCGGCCCGTCGAAGAACCCCGCGCGCAACGCCAGCGACCTCGACACCCGGGCGCTGACGGGCTTCTTCACCGACGAGCTCGGCTGGCAGGACCTCAACAACACGGCGACCAGCCTCGACGTCCGCGGCACCCGGGTCGAGCTGTTCGGCGTGGACGACCCGCACATCGGCCTCGACCGGATCGACCTCGTGGCGGGCGCCGTCGACGAGTTGCGGGCGTCGGAGGACGAGCCGGCCGGCGTCAGCATCGGCGTCGCGCACGCGCCCTACCAGCGCGTCCTGGACGACTTCGTCGCCCGCGGCGCCGAGGTGATCCTCGCGGGCCACACCCACGGCGGGCAGGTCTGCGTGCCCGGCTTCGGCGCGCTGGTGACCAACTGCGACATCCCGCGGGACAAGGTCTCCGGGTTCTCCAGCTGGGACAACGGCCTGCGCAGCGCGCACCTGAACGTCTCCGCCGGGGTCGGCACCTCGATCTACGCGCCGGTGCGCTTCGCCTGCCGCCCCGAGGTCAGCCTGGTGACGCTCGAGCCGGTGGCCTGA
- a CDS encoding VanZ family protein — protein sequence MPRSLTRLTVLAAIVYALVLAAVVFWPTPVDGGRTDELRQILDRPRREGLELLDYTRIEAAANVLLFVPLGLLAALHLPARRAWLAVLLGMLTSTAVEAVQLLLLAQRHADLHDVLANTIGAAVGAAIGALLRGLLLARRRRRAVEPDGAPARVPLHGASGVVEDPAVPPRSERR from the coding sequence GTGCCCCGATCGCTGACCCGCCTCACCGTCCTCGCGGCGATCGTCTACGCCCTGGTCCTCGCGGCCGTCGTCTTCTGGCCCACCCCCGTCGACGGAGGGCGCACGGACGAGCTCCGGCAGATCCTCGACAGGCCGCGACGCGAGGGGCTCGAGCTCCTCGACTACACCCGCATCGAGGCGGCGGCGAACGTGCTGCTGTTCGTCCCCCTGGGGCTGCTCGCCGCACTGCACCTGCCTGCGCGCAGGGCCTGGCTCGCCGTCCTGCTCGGCATGCTGACCAGCACCGCCGTCGAGGCCGTGCAGCTCCTGCTGCTCGCGCAGCGCCACGCCGACCTGCACGACGTGCTGGCGAACACGATCGGCGCCGCGGTCGGCGCGGCGATCGGGGCCCTCCTGCGCGGCCTGCTCCTGGCACGACGACGCCGGAGGGCCGTGGAACCGGACGGCGCTCCTGCGCGCGTCCCGCTCCACGGCGCCTCCGGCGTCGTCGAGGATCCAGCGGTCCCGCCCCGGTCGGAGCGTCGCTGA
- a CDS encoding sugar transferase, with translation MTSPETHPGLPTPHARPGGSTATQGTPPKRRPSWEQDYRRRLLATDVIAILVSVFGTQLFWFDLDLNSDVGFNNPVDIAVSYTWVSVVLSIGWLLALQVFDTRDRRIVGTGYVEYRRIVDSSIWLFGIVAIIAYLLQILLARGYIITAFPAGILLICVGRLVWRSWLTRQRKVGRFSSQVVLLGSRASVLHTARELRRGTEAGYKLVGAVSTSVGGAEALTSEAELAGLSLHGFSGIDGVRAVMDATGADTVVVTSSDELAPQRIRELSWTLEPGREHLVVAPSLTDIGGPRIHTRPVAGLPLIHVETPRFDGRQRFAKRLFDIAASTMLIILSAPVLIVVAVLVKTTSPGPILFRQERIGLNGSTFEMLKFRSMVVDAEARLAELAAQQRDEGNSILFKMAKDPRVTKVGTVLRRFSLDELPQFLNVFRGDMSLIGPRPPLAREVEQYEEHVHRRFLMKPGITGLWQVSGRSNLSWEDTVRLDLYYVENWSMTGDIVILFKTARAVLARDGAY, from the coding sequence GTGACATCACCGGAAACGCATCCAGGCCTTCCGACGCCGCACGCGCGGCCGGGGGGATCGACGGCGACGCAGGGGACCCCGCCCAAGCGCCGTCCGTCCTGGGAGCAGGACTACCGCCGGCGTCTTCTCGCCACCGACGTGATCGCGATCCTCGTCTCGGTCTTCGGCACGCAGCTGTTCTGGTTCGACCTCGACCTGAACTCCGACGTGGGCTTCAACAACCCCGTCGACATCGCCGTCAGCTACACCTGGGTCTCGGTCGTGCTCTCGATCGGCTGGCTCCTCGCCCTGCAGGTCTTCGACACCCGCGACCGCCGCATCGTCGGCACCGGCTACGTCGAGTACCGGCGGATCGTCGACTCCTCGATCTGGCTCTTCGGCATCGTCGCGATCATCGCGTACCTCCTGCAGATCCTGCTGGCGCGCGGCTACATCATCACGGCGTTCCCCGCCGGGATCCTGCTGATCTGCGTCGGCCGCCTCGTCTGGCGCTCCTGGCTCACCCGCCAGCGCAAGGTCGGCCGCTTCTCCAGCCAGGTCGTCCTGCTCGGCTCCCGCGCGAGCGTGCTGCACACGGCGCGCGAGCTGCGCCGCGGCACCGAGGCCGGCTACAAGCTGGTCGGGGCGGTCTCCACCTCCGTCGGCGGCGCCGAGGCGCTCACGAGCGAGGCGGAGCTGGCGGGTCTCTCGCTGCACGGCTTCTCCGGGATCGACGGCGTGCGCGCGGTGATGGACGCGACCGGCGCCGACACCGTCGTGGTCACGAGCTCCGACGAGCTCGCGCCCCAGCGGATCCGCGAGCTCAGCTGGACCCTCGAGCCCGGTCGCGAGCACCTGGTGGTGGCGCCGAGCCTCACCGACATCGGCGGTCCGCGCATCCACACCCGTCCGGTCGCCGGACTCCCGCTGATCCACGTCGAGACCCCGCGCTTCGACGGCCGGCAGCGCTTCGCCAAGCGGCTGTTCGACATCGCCGCGTCGACGATGCTGATCATCCTCAGCGCGCCCGTGCTGATCGTCGTCGCCGTGCTGGTGAAGACGACGAGCCCGGGTCCGATCCTGTTCCGGCAGGAGCGCATCGGGCTGAACGGCTCGACCTTCGAGATGCTCAAGTTCCGCTCGATGGTGGTGGACGCCGAGGCGCGCCTGGCCGAGCTGGCCGCGCAGCAGCGCGACGAGGGCAACAGCATCCTCTTCAAGATGGCGAAGGACCCCCGGGTCACCAAGGTCGGCACCGTCCTGCGCCGCTTCAGCCTCGACGAGCTGCCGCAGTTCCTCAACGTCTTCCGCGGCGACATGTCGCTGATCGGCCCCCGCCCGCCGCTGGCCCGCGAGGTCGAGCAGTACGAGGAGCACGTGCACCGCCGCTTCCTGATGAAGCCCGGCATCACCGGCCTCTGGCAGGTCAGCGGCCGCTCGAACCTCTCGTGGGAGGACACCGTCCGCCTCGACCTCTACTACGTCGAGAACTGGTCGATGACCGGTGACATCGTCATCCTCTTCAAGACCGCGCGCGCGGTCCTGGCGAGGGACGGGGCCTATTGA
- a CDS encoding DNA-binding response regulator yields the protein MLPRPGEPTSGSSARAAEVRTAETRSAETRSAETRSAETPPAEGAARPVRLGILDDHELLLDSMSSWIAANAPDFELVVSAGTWMELVTSTVFPTQVVLMDFELSEPISIEARIRTCRAAGATVIVLAEHEDEEIRERSLRAGAARHLTKAQSMQDVMEAARSAMAMRSTAGSASQWRPLPIGVAAQQRPRLSAGELEALRLYVAGASTPEVAARMNVQFETAKTYLRRVRQKYVKVGRPAGRRADLIRRAAEDGFLE from the coding sequence ATGCTCCCTCGCCCCGGTGAGCCGACGTCCGGCTCCTCCGCCCGGGCCGCGGAGGTCCGCACGGCGGAGACCCGGTCCGCCGAGACCAGGTCGGCGGAGACCCGGTCCGCCGAGACCCCGCCCGCCGAGGGAGCCGCCCGGCCGGTCCGGCTCGGCATCCTCGACGACCACGAGCTGCTCCTGGACAGCATGAGCAGCTGGATCGCCGCCAACGCGCCCGACTTCGAGCTCGTGGTGAGCGCCGGCACCTGGATGGAGCTGGTCACCAGCACCGTGTTCCCGACCCAGGTGGTCCTGATGGACTTCGAGCTGAGCGAGCCGATCTCGATCGAGGCGCGGATCCGCACCTGTCGAGCCGCCGGAGCGACCGTGATCGTCCTCGCCGAGCACGAGGACGAGGAGATCCGCGAGCGCTCGCTGCGGGCGGGGGCCGCGCGGCACCTCACGAAGGCGCAGTCGATGCAGGACGTGATGGAGGCGGCGCGCTCGGCGATGGCCATGCGCTCGACCGCCGGATCCGCCTCGCAGTGGCGCCCCCTCCCGATCGGCGTGGCCGCCCAGCAGCGGCCCCGGCTGAGCGCGGGGGAGCTGGAGGCGCTGCGCCTCTACGTGGCCGGCGCCAGCACTCCCGAGGTCGCCGCCAGGATGAACGTGCAGTTCGAGACGGCGAAGACCTACCTCCGCCGCGTCCGGCAGAAGTACGTGAAGGTCGGTCGGCCGGCCGGCCGGCGCGCCGATCTGATCCGCCGGGCCGCGGAGGACGGCTTCCTCGAGTGA
- a CDS encoding low molecular weight phosphatase family protein — MTFPGDDGLRRARRGWRPGEAATPSSAPVFTVLAVCTGNICRSPMAEQLLRAELGDLTGPTGAALLAFRSAGVQTRDGYPMEPTSARLSAELGGDTSGHLSAKLTEAVAGEADLMLAMTREHLVDASRRHPPLLLRGFTLSEFARVLPFVLAEVPIPEVEDPAARLRAVVRLAAANRGRAPRGDGDDIDDPIGRSESTHVRVAQEIAAAVHDISRDLRALARS, encoded by the coding sequence ATGACGTTCCCGGGTGACGACGGCCTGCGGCGCGCCCGGCGCGGCTGGCGTCCCGGTGAGGCGGCCACGCCGTCCTCGGCCCCGGTCTTCACCGTCCTCGCGGTCTGCACCGGCAACATCTGCCGCTCGCCGATGGCGGAGCAGCTCCTGCGGGCCGAGCTCGGCGACCTGACCGGTCCGACCGGAGCGGCGCTCCTCGCCTTCCGCAGCGCGGGCGTGCAGACCCGCGACGGCTACCCGATGGAGCCGACCTCGGCCCGCCTCTCGGCCGAGCTCGGCGGCGACACCTCGGGCCACCTCAGCGCGAAGCTCACCGAGGCCGTCGCGGGGGAGGCGGACCTGATGCTCGCCATGACCCGCGAGCACCTCGTCGACGCGTCGCGGCGGCACCCGCCGCTCCTGCTGCGCGGCTTCACCCTCAGCGAGTTCGCCCGCGTGCTGCCCTTCGTCCTCGCCGAGGTGCCGATCCCGGAGGTCGAGGACCCCGCTGCGCGGCTGCGCGCAGTGGTCCGCCTGGCCGCCGCGAACCGCGGTCGAGCGCCCCGCGGGGACGGCGACGACATCGACGATCCGATCGGCCGCAGCGAGAGCACCCACGTCCGCGTCGCTCAGGAGATCGCCGCGGCCGTCCACGACATCTCCCGGGATCTGAGAGCATTGGCGCGGAGCTGA
- a CDS encoding polysaccharide biosynthesis tyrosine autokinase, whose translation MELRDVLRLLRTHWLALVAAVLLGTLVAYGWSLTQKPRYAAEAQGLVSAAVADAGGDPSQAIYLRQIADSVAKSSTLTYVPIAKSRNVAEIVIANLGLDVSAESLITAVQVTPDPESPILDVRATASTPEGARTLADAWIDAIAIRIQQVNEESGAGDTVSLAGVQSAALPSAPEFPNVRLVLGVGALAGLVLGLVYAFVRNTLDRRIRTAEVVERLFDLPVVGTLPIDKRLNETNRIVPEADTTDYVKSDGKHALAEALRELRTNLQFMNVDSPPRIIVVTSPLPSDGKSTVTANLAVTLAASGQRTVVVDGDLRKPTVAKSFGLVPGVGLTDLLIGKAELQDVLQPWGPSGNLWILGAGSIPPNPSELLGSNGMDILLHEIAREAIVIVDAPPLLPVTDGAILTARTDGALVVISAGRTTTDELGKAIQNLERVSGHTLGVILNRVPPRGQVGRGYGYYYTSYYGSQKSGARPDAAAQPAPAPAPSAV comes from the coding sequence GTGGAACTTAGAGACGTCCTGCGACTTCTCCGCACGCACTGGCTCGCCCTCGTCGCGGCCGTGCTCCTGGGCACTCTCGTGGCCTACGGCTGGTCGCTGACCCAGAAGCCGCGCTACGCGGCCGAGGCGCAGGGACTCGTCTCCGCGGCGGTCGCCGACGCCGGAGGCGACCCGAGCCAGGCGATCTACCTCCGCCAGATCGCCGACTCGGTCGCGAAGTCGAGCACCCTGACCTACGTGCCGATCGCGAAGTCGCGGAACGTCGCCGAGATCGTCATCGCCAACCTCGGCCTCGACGTGAGCGCGGAGTCCCTCATCACCGCGGTCCAGGTCACCCCGGACCCGGAGTCGCCGATCCTCGACGTGCGCGCGACGGCGTCCACCCCCGAGGGCGCGCGCACCCTCGCCGACGCCTGGATCGACGCGATCGCGATCCGCATCCAGCAGGTCAACGAGGAGTCCGGGGCCGGCGACACCGTCAGCCTCGCCGGCGTCCAGTCGGCCGCTCTGCCGTCCGCGCCCGAGTTCCCGAACGTGCGCCTCGTGCTCGGCGTCGGCGCGCTGGCCGGTCTCGTGCTCGGCCTCGTCTACGCCTTCGTCCGCAACACCCTCGACCGCCGGATCCGGACCGCCGAGGTGGTCGAGCGCCTGTTCGACCTCCCCGTGGTCGGCACGCTCCCGATCGACAAGCGGCTGAACGAGACCAACCGCATCGTGCCCGAGGCGGACACGACCGACTACGTGAAGTCCGACGGCAAGCACGCTCTCGCCGAGGCGCTGCGCGAGCTGCGCACGAACCTCCAGTTCATGAACGTCGACAGCCCGCCGCGGATCATCGTCGTCACCAGTCCGCTGCCCTCCGACGGCAAGTCGACCGTGACCGCGAACCTCGCCGTCACGCTCGCCGCCTCCGGGCAGCGCACCGTCGTCGTCGACGGCGACCTCCGCAAGCCCACCGTGGCGAAGTCCTTCGGTCTCGTCCCCGGCGTCGGCCTCACCGACCTGCTGATCGGCAAGGCCGAGCTGCAGGACGTGCTCCAGCCCTGGGGCCCCTCGGGCAACCTCTGGATCCTCGGCGCCGGCTCGATCCCGCCGAACCCGAGCGAGCTGCTCGGCTCGAACGGGATGGACATCCTCCTGCACGAGATCGCCCGCGAGGCGATCGTCATCGTGGACGCCCCGCCGCTGCTGCCCGTCACCGACGGCGCGATCCTCACCGCCCGCACCGACGGCGCCCTCGTCGTCATCTCGGCCGGCCGGACCACGACGGACGAGCTCGGCAAGGCGATCCAGAACCTCGAGCGGGTCAGCGGCCACACCCTCGGCGTGATCCTCAACCGCGTCCCCCCGCGCGGGCAGGTCGGCCGCGGGTACGGCTACTACTACACGAGCTACTACGGCTCGCAGAAGTCGGGCGCCCGCCCCGACGCCGCGGCCCAGCCGGCCCCCGCACCGGCCCCGTCCGCGGTCTGA
- a CDS encoding transglycosylase domain-containing protein: MSGAVGNRVVTSIGAAVGGLIGIVAMSVIAGVLVAASVTPAIALGGMAANNTVTMFDNLPEYLEIGTLAEKSDVYAKDANGGDVLLASFYAQNRVEVGWDDISPFVKDAVVASEDPRFYEHGGIDLLGTIRAAATVASGGNVQGGSSITQQYVKNVLVQKAEALSDPIERDAAYREATETTAERKVAEMRLSIGLEKEYPKNDILLGYLNIALFGGTVYGIEAAARYYFDTSARDLTLAQSAALIAIVNNPEKFRFDRPDDPANLAVEGYPETLNRRNYILTRMGIESKVTPEQIGEAASTPVVPVITEPSTGCQTAGIAAYFCDYVTWVIKNDDAFGASQDERDATFKRGGYQIYTTLDSDLQEAAVAATEDWVPKSMARVNIGSASVSVEVGTGRILAMTQNKDYSNDPDVTGANYTSVNYSTDFGYGGSSGFQVGSTYKVFTLAEWLQEGRALNETVDGTRRAYTTFRDSCEPDGTYYGDSWDPKNDEGGNGGVYSALDATKGSINTGFAAMAQQLDLCGIRNTALAMGVHRADGTELQKFAPTILGTNEIAPLTMATAFAGFANKGTVCTPIAIDRIVDRGGADVAPPASTCTQGMSEQVAATADFALQQVMTGGTGRASATGTGVPHIGKTGTTDNAVHTWMVGASTEVATATWVGNVSGFTSMRGFSLNRVNAGQVRHQIWPRIMRVADQKYGGSAFPSPEQSLVDAPQQAVPEVTGQNPAAATARLRELGFVVTVDPNRVPSDRPAGSVAQTNPPAGSRLTRGAPIALQISAGPSTPPPGG, translated from the coding sequence ATGTCGGGGGCAGTCGGGAACAGGGTCGTCACGTCCATCGGCGCCGCGGTCGGAGGACTGATCGGGATCGTCGCCATGAGCGTCATCGCCGGAGTCCTCGTCGCGGCGTCGGTCACCCCGGCGATCGCACTCGGAGGCATGGCGGCGAACAACACGGTGACGATGTTCGACAACCTCCCCGAGTACCTCGAGATCGGCACGCTCGCCGAGAAGAGCGACGTCTACGCGAAGGACGCGAACGGCGGGGACGTGCTCCTCGCCTCGTTCTACGCGCAGAACCGCGTCGAGGTCGGCTGGGACGACATCTCGCCGTTCGTGAAGGACGCGGTCGTCGCCTCGGAGGACCCGCGCTTCTACGAGCACGGCGGCATCGACCTGCTCGGCACGATCCGCGCCGCCGCCACGGTCGCCTCGGGCGGCAACGTGCAGGGCGGCTCGTCGATCACGCAGCAGTACGTCAAGAACGTGCTCGTGCAGAAGGCGGAGGCGCTCTCGGACCCGATCGAGCGCGACGCCGCCTACCGCGAGGCCACGGAGACCACCGCCGAGCGCAAGGTCGCCGAGATGCGGCTCTCGATCGGGCTCGAGAAGGAGTACCCGAAGAACGACATCCTGCTCGGCTACCTCAACATCGCGCTCTTCGGCGGCACGGTCTACGGGATCGAGGCGGCGGCGCGCTACTACTTCGACACCAGCGCGCGCGACCTCACCCTCGCCCAGTCGGCCGCCCTCATCGCGATCGTCAACAACCCGGAGAAGTTCCGCTTCGACCGCCCCGACGACCCGGCGAACCTCGCCGTCGAGGGCTACCCCGAGACGCTCAACCGCCGCAACTACATCCTCACCCGGATGGGGATCGAGTCGAAGGTCACCCCGGAGCAGATCGGCGAGGCCGCCTCGACGCCGGTCGTCCCCGTGATCACCGAGCCGAGCACCGGCTGCCAGACCGCCGGCATCGCCGCCTACTTCTGCGACTACGTGACCTGGGTGATCAAGAACGACGACGCCTTCGGCGCGAGCCAGGACGAGCGCGACGCGACCTTCAAGCGCGGCGGCTACCAGATCTACACGACCCTCGACTCCGACCTGCAGGAGGCGGCGGTCGCGGCCACCGAGGACTGGGTGCCGAAGTCGATGGCGCGGGTGAACATCGGCAGCGCGAGCGTCTCGGTCGAGGTCGGCACCGGGCGCATCCTCGCGATGACCCAGAACAAGGACTACTCGAACGACCCCGACGTCACCGGCGCCAACTACACCAGCGTCAACTACAGCACCGACTTCGGCTACGGCGGCTCCAGCGGCTTCCAGGTCGGCTCCACCTACAAGGTCTTCACCCTCGCCGAATGGCTGCAGGAGGGCCGCGCGCTGAACGAGACCGTCGACGGCACCCGTCGCGCCTACACGACCTTCCGCGACAGCTGCGAGCCCGACGGCACCTACTACGGCGACAGCTGGGACCCCAAGAACGACGAGGGCGGCAACGGCGGCGTCTACTCCGCGCTCGACGCGACCAAGGGCTCGATCAACACCGGCTTCGCCGCGATGGCGCAGCAGCTCGACCTCTGCGGCATCCGGAACACCGCGCTCGCGATGGGCGTGCACCGCGCCGACGGCACCGAGCTGCAGAAGTTCGCACCGACCATCCTCGGCACCAACGAGATCGCGCCGCTGACGATGGCGACCGCCTTCGCGGGCTTCGCCAACAAGGGCACCGTCTGCACGCCGATCGCGATCGACCGGATCGTCGACCGCGGCGGCGCCGATGTCGCGCCGCCCGCGAGCACCTGCACGCAGGGCATGTCCGAGCAGGTCGCCGCGACCGCGGACTTCGCCCTCCAGCAGGTGATGACGGGCGGCACCGGCCGGGCCTCCGCGACCGGCACCGGCGTCCCGCACATCGGCAAGACCGGCACCACCGACAACGCCGTGCACACCTGGATGGTCGGCGCGAGCACCGAGGTGGCCACGGCGACCTGGGTCGGCAACGTCAGCGGCTTCACCTCGATGCGCGGCTTCAGCCTCAATCGGGTCAACGCCGGCCAGGTGCGCCACCAGATCTGGCCGCGGATCATGCGCGTCGCCGACCAGAAGTACGGCGGATCGGCCTTCCCGTCACCCGAGCAGTCGCTCGTCGACGCGCCGCAGCAGGCGGTGCCCGAGGTGACCGGCCAGAACCCCGCCGCCGCCACCGCCCGTCTGCGCGAGCTCGGCTTCGTCGTGACGGTCGACCCGAACCGCGTGCCCTCCGACCGACCCGCGGGCTCGGTCGCGCAGACGAACCCGCCGGCCGGCTCCCGCCTCACCCGCGGGGCCCCGATCGCACTGCAGATCAGCGCCGGTCCGTCCACCCCGCCGCCCGGCGGCTGA
- a CDS encoding UDP-glucose/GDP-mannose dehydrogenase family protein produces MKLSVIGCGYLGAVHAAAMAELGHDVIGIDVDPGKIEALSAGTAPFFEPGLPELLSKGVASGRLRFSTDTADAADASVHFIAVGTPQKKGENAADMTYVDAAIDGILPLLTADSLVVGKSTVPVGTAARLAERIAASGATLAWNPEFLREGFAVEDTISPDRLVYGVPAGAAGEAAKATLDEVYATALAAETPLVVTDYATAELVKVSANAFLATKISFINAIAEIAEVTGADVTQLADAIGYDVRIGRRFLNAGIGFGGGCLPKDIRAFSARADELGVGDSVAFLKEVDAINLRRRQRVVDLVTEGLGGSVEGKTIAVLGLAFKPESDDVRDSPSLDVATRFHDLGAEVVATDPEAIENARRRYPDITYTTDIDEALRGADAVVVVTEWKQFRAIDPAAAGEKVAGKFVVDGRNCLDQDAWRAAGWEYRGLGR; encoded by the coding sequence GTGAAGCTTTCTGTCATTGGTTGCGGCTACCTCGGAGCCGTCCACGCCGCCGCGATGGCCGAGCTCGGCCACGACGTCATCGGCATCGACGTCGACCCGGGGAAGATCGAGGCCCTCTCGGCCGGCACTGCTCCGTTCTTCGAGCCGGGTCTGCCCGAGCTCCTCTCCAAGGGCGTGGCCTCGGGCCGCCTCCGCTTCTCGACCGACACGGCCGACGCCGCCGACGCCTCGGTGCACTTCATCGCGGTCGGCACGCCGCAGAAGAAGGGCGAGAACGCCGCCGACATGACCTACGTCGACGCCGCGATCGACGGGATCCTGCCGCTGCTGACGGCGGACTCGCTCGTCGTCGGCAAGTCGACCGTCCCGGTCGGCACCGCCGCCCGCCTCGCCGAGCGGATCGCCGCCAGCGGCGCGACGCTCGCCTGGAACCCGGAGTTCCTCCGCGAGGGCTTCGCCGTCGAGGACACGATCAGCCCCGACCGCCTCGTCTACGGCGTGCCCGCGGGTGCGGCCGGCGAGGCCGCGAAGGCGACCCTCGACGAGGTCTACGCGACGGCTCTGGCCGCCGAGACCCCGTTGGTGGTCACCGACTACGCGACCGCCGAGCTCGTCAAGGTCTCGGCCAACGCCTTCCTCGCCACCAAGATCTCGTTCATCAACGCGATCGCCGAGATCGCGGAGGTCACCGGCGCCGACGTCACGCAGCTCGCCGACGCGATCGGCTACGACGTGCGCATCGGCCGCCGCTTCCTCAACGCCGGCATCGGCTTCGGCGGCGGCTGCCTGCCCAAGGACATCCGCGCCTTCTCGGCCCGCGCGGACGAGCTCGGCGTCGGGGACTCGGTCGCCTTCCTCAAGGAGGTCGACGCGATCAACCTGCGCCGCCGCCAGCGCGTCGTCGACCTCGTCACCGAGGGCCTCGGCGGCTCGGTCGAGGGCAAGACGATCGCCGTGCTCGGCCTCGCCTTCAAGCCGGAGTCGGACGACGTCCGCGACTCGCCGTCGCTCGACGTCGCCACGCGCTTCCACGACCTGGGCGCCGAGGTCGTCGCGACCGACCCGGAGGCGATCGAGAACGCGCGCCGCCGCTACCCCGACATCACCTACACGACCGACATCGACGAGGCCCTGCGCGGCGCCGACGCCGTCGTGGTCGTCACCGAGTGGAAGCAGTTCCGCGCGATCGACCCCGCCGCCGCCGGCGAGAAGGTGGCCGGGAAGTTCGTGGTCGACGGCCGCAACTGCCTCGACCAGGACGCCTGGCGCGCCGCCGGCTGGGAGTACCGCGGCCTCGGCCGCTGA